Proteins found in one Ascaphus truei isolate aAscTru1 unplaced genomic scaffold, aAscTru1.hap1 HAP1_SCAFFOLD_1392, whole genome shotgun sequence genomic segment:
- the LOC142475801 gene encoding LOW QUALITY PROTEIN: uncharacterized protein LOC142475801 (The sequence of the model RefSeq protein was modified relative to this genomic sequence to represent the inferred CDS: inserted 1 base in 1 codon), which translates to MADSYEKCNHLSPDFVPPVMVYTYITLHPSPTLNLHTSHSPTLTLHPSLTLTLHPSLTLTLHPXLTLTLHPSLTLTLHPSLTLTLHPSLTLTLHPSLTLTLHPSHSLTLHPSHSLTLHPSVTLTLHPSLTLTLHPSLTITLHPSLTLHPSLTLPPSLTLHPSLTLTLYPSLSLTLHPSLSLTLHPSLTLHPSLTLHPSLTLTLHPSLTLHPSLTLTLHPSLTLTLHPSLTLTLHPSLTLTLHPSLTLHPSLTLTLHPSLTLTLHPFLTLHPSLTLTLHPSLTLTLHPSLTLTLHPSLTLTL; encoded by the exons ATGGCGGACTCGTATGAGAAATGCAACCACCTCAGCCCAGACTTTGTGCCTCCTGTCATGG TCTACACCTACATAACCCTGCATCCATCTCCAACCCTAAATCTGCACACGTCTCACTCTCCAACCCTAACCCTGCACCCctctctaaccctaaccctgcacccctctctaaccctaaccctgcacc ctctaaccctaaccctgcacccctctctaaccctaaccctgcacccctctctaaccctaaccctgcacccctctctaaccctaaccctgcacccttctctaaccctaaccctgcaCCCCTCTCACTCTCTAACACTGCACCCCTCTCACTCTCTAACCCTGCACCCCTCTGTAACCCTAACCCTGCACCCctctctaaccctaaccctgcaCCCCTCTCTAACAATAACCCTGCACCCCTCCCTAACCCTGCACCCCTCCctaaccctgcccccctctctaacCCTGCACCCctctctaaccctaaccctgtacCCCTCTCTATCCCTTACCCTGCACCCCTCTCTATCCCTAACCCTGCACCCCTCCCTAACCCTGCACCCCTCTCTAACCCTGCACCCctctctaaccctaaccctgcaCCCCTCTCTAACCCTGCACCCctctctaaccctaaccctgcacccctctctaaccctaacccttcacccctctctaaccctaaccctgcacccctctctaaccctaaccctgcaCCCCTCCCTAACCCTGCACCCctctctaaccctaaccctgcacccctctctaaccctaaccctgcaCCCCTTTCTAACCCTGCACCCttctctaaccctaaccctgcacccctctctaaccctaaccctgcacccctctctaaccctaaccctgcacccctctctaaccctaaccctg